In bacterium, one DNA window encodes the following:
- the bioB gene encoding biotin synthase BioB has product MLNWISALEERLLSGEEATGEEGLRLFELEGADVYELFSSANRIARANKGRAVELCSIVNAKSGRCPENCAFCTQSAHHRTASPVYPLKSPAELTAAAQEAEGFSTNRFGIITSGTGVKEGPELDAICEAVSSISRRGKLAPCASLGIMSENTLKKLKASGLTRFHHNLETARSFFPKICTTHDYEDDVATVRAARNAGLSVCSGGIFGLGESRAQRVEMALTLRDLGVDSVPVNFLVPVKGTRMEGMPPLAPLEALKIIAVFRFLLPGATIRVCAGRDRNLRDLYSWIFFAGADGMMIGNFLTTVGRDVKADLEMISQLGFTPVAEGGKR; this is encoded by the coding sequence ATGCTGAATTGGATTTCGGCCCTCGAAGAGCGGTTGCTTTCAGGCGAAGAGGCGACCGGGGAGGAAGGTCTTCGCCTTTTCGAGCTCGAAGGCGCGGACGTTTACGAACTCTTTTCCTCCGCCAACCGCATCGCCAGGGCAAATAAGGGCCGCGCCGTGGAGCTTTGCTCGATAGTGAACGCCAAGAGCGGAAGGTGCCCGGAGAACTGCGCCTTTTGCACCCAGTCCGCCCACCACCGCACCGCTTCTCCCGTCTACCCGCTGAAATCTCCCGCCGAACTCACCGCCGCCGCGCAGGAGGCGGAGGGTTTTTCCACCAACCGCTTCGGCATAATAACCAGCGGCACGGGAGTAAAGGAAGGACCGGAACTCGACGCCATCTGCGAAGCCGTAAGTTCCATAAGCAGGCGCGGCAAGCTCGCCCCTTGCGCCAGTCTCGGCATAATGTCCGAAAATACCCTGAAAAAGCTCAAAGCCTCCGGCCTCACCAGGTTTCACCACAACCTGGAGACGGCGAGGAGCTTTTTTCCGAAGATCTGCACCACCCACGACTACGAGGATGACGTTGCCACGGTAAGGGCGGCCAGGAACGCCGGTCTCTCCGTCTGCTCCGGGGGAATCTTCGGACTCGGCGAATCCAGGGCGCAAAGGGTTGAGATGGCGCTTACCCTCCGGGACCTTGGGGTGGACAGCGTCCCCGTCAATTTCCTCGTCCCGGTAAAAGGAACCCGCATGGAGGGAATGCCGCCCCTCGCCCCGCTCGAAGCGCTGAAGATAATCGCAGTCTTCCGCTTCCTCCTGCCGGGGGCGACCATCCGCGTCTGCGCGGGCAGGGACCGTAACCTCCGGGACCTCTACAGCTGGATATTCTTCGCGGGCGCGGACGGGATGATGATCGGAAACTTCCTTACCACCGTAGGCAGGGACGTAAAGGCCGACCTTGAGATGATAAGCCAGCTCGGTTTCACCCCCGTCGCCGAAGGCGGGAAACGTTGA